In Parasteatoda tepidariorum isolate YZ-2023 chromosome 2, CAS_Ptep_4.0, whole genome shotgun sequence, one DNA window encodes the following:
- the LOC107457569 gene encoding zinc finger protein 658B-like — MCDKTFSSKSQLTVHCGAHTQEKPYSCSVCKKSFTQRSSLKKHSLAYTRQKPYTCSVCHKSFTHKCYLNQHSLVHTGEKLYSCSVCDQSFTHKSSLYRHALVHTREKPYSCSECDKTFSLKSQLKTHSVVHTGEKPYSCSVCNKNFSHISSLKKHSFVHTGQKPYSCSVCNQSFTQKSNLNQHSLVHTGEKLYSCSVCNLSFTHKYSLYRHSLVHTGEKPYSCSVCNKTFSLKSYLKIHCVIHTGEKPYSCSVCNKFFRHKSSLKNHSLVHTGQKPYSCSVCNQSFAQKYNLNQHSLLHIGEKLHSCSVCDQSFTQQPSLSRHFLVHTGEKTLFMQHLR; from the coding sequence ATGTGTGATAAAACTTTCTCATCGAAATCTCAGTTAACGGTACACTGTGGTGCTCATACTCAAGAGAAACCTTATTCATGCAGTGTGTGTAAAAAATCTTTCACACAAagatcttctttaaaaaaacattctcttGCTTATACTAGACAGAAACCGTATACATGCAGTGTGTGTCACAAATCTTTCAcacataaatgttatttaaatcaacACTCTCTTGTTCATACTGGAGAGAAACTTTATTCATGTAGTGTGTGTGATCAGTCATTCACTCATAAATCTAGTTTATATAGGCATGCCCTTGTTCATACTAGAGAGAAGCCTTATTCATGCAGTGAGTGTGATAAAACTTTCTCATTGAAATCTCAGTTAAAGACGCACTCTGTTGTTCATACTGGGGAGAAGCCTTATTCATGCAGTGtgtgcaataaaaatttctcgCATATATCTTCATTAAAGAAACACTCTTTTGTTCATACTGGACAGAAACCCTATTCATGCAGTGTGTGTAATCAATCTTTTACacagaaaagtaatttaaatcaacACTCTCTTGTTCATACTGGAGAGAAACTTTATTCGTGTAGTGTGTGTAATCTGTCATTCACACATAAATATAGCTTGTATAGACATTCCCtagttcatactggtgagaaaccttattcatgCAGTGTGTGCAATAAAACTTTCTCATTGAAGTCTTATTTAAAGATACACTGTGTTATTCATACTGGAGAGAAACCCTATTCGTGCAGTGtgtgcaataaatttttcaggcataaatcttcattaaaaaaccATTCTCTTGTTCACACTGGGCAGAAACCCTATTCATGTAGTGTGTGTAATCAATCTTTTGCAcagaaatataacttaaatcAACACTCTCTTCTTCATATTGGAGAAAAACTTCATTCATGTAGTGTGTGTGATCAATCGTTTACACAGCAACCAAGTTTATCTAGACATTTCCTTGTTCATACAGGAGAGAAAACCTTATTCATGCAGCATTTGCGATAA